In Meriones unguiculatus strain TT.TT164.6M chromosome 17, Bangor_MerUng_6.1, whole genome shotgun sequence, a single window of DNA contains:
- the Polr2h gene encoding DNA-directed RNA polymerases I, II, and III subunit RPABC3 isoform X1 has product MAGILFEDIFDVKDIDPEGKKFDRVSRLHCESESFKMDLILDVNIQIYPVDLGDKFRLVIASTLYEDGTLDDGEYNPTDDRPSRADQFEYVMYGKVYRIEGDETSTEAATRLSAYVSYGGLLMRLQGDANNLHGFEVDSRVYLLMKKLAF; this is encoded by the exons ATGGCGGGCATCCTGTTCGAGGATATTTTCGATGTGAAGGACATTGACCCAGAAGGCAAGAAATTTGACCGAG TATCTCGGCTGCACTGTGAGAGTGAGTCTTTCAAGATGGACCTCATATTAGATGTAAACATTCAGATTTACCCTGTAGACTTAG GTGACAAGTTCCGGTTGGTCATAGCTAGTACCTTGTATGAAGATGGTACCTTGGATGATGGGGAATACAACCCCACAGATGACAGGCCTTCCAG GGCTGACCAGTTTGAGTATGTAATGTACGGGAAAGTGTACAGGATTGAAGGGGATGAGACCTCGACTGAAGCGGCCACGCGTCT CTCTGCATATGTGTCTTATGGGGGCCTGCTCATGAGGCTTCAGGGTGATGCCAACAACCTACATGGATTTGAAGTGGATTCCAGAGTTTATCTGCTGATGAAGAAGCTGGCATTCTAA
- the Polr2h gene encoding DNA-directed RNA polymerases I, II, and III subunit RPABC3 isoform X2, whose product MDLILDVNIQIYPVDLGDKFRLVIASTLYEDGTLDDGEYNPTDDRPSRADQFEYVMYGKVYRIEGDETSTEAATRLSAYVSYGGLLMRLQGDANNLHGFEVDSRVYLLMKKLAF is encoded by the exons ATGGACCTCATATTAGATGTAAACATTCAGATTTACCCTGTAGACTTAG GTGACAAGTTCCGGTTGGTCATAGCTAGTACCTTGTATGAAGATGGTACCTTGGATGATGGGGAATACAACCCCACAGATGACAGGCCTTCCAG GGCTGACCAGTTTGAGTATGTAATGTACGGGAAAGTGTACAGGATTGAAGGGGATGAGACCTCGACTGAAGCGGCCACGCGTCT CTCTGCATATGTGTCTTATGGGGGCCTGCTCATGAGGCTTCAGGGTGATGCCAACAACCTACATGGATTTGAAGTGGATTCCAGAGTTTATCTGCTGATGAAGAAGCTGGCATTCTAA